A genome region from Fodinibius salicampi includes the following:
- a CDS encoding glycosyltransferase has product MTDPSLLVIGSVWPEPDSSAAGRRMMEILSLFQKQNYEITFASTADKSNYSVDLEQKGINEQPVKLNDSSFDEFIRGLRPEVVLFDRFTTEEQFGWRVAENCPQAMRILDSEDLHCLRRVRKKAIRDGRSFNTEELLQADVAKREAASIYRCDLSLIISEYEMEVLQKVFRVDPSLLHYLPFLIEPIDKKQQNNWLDFSERRHFVTIGNFRHPPNWDAVQYLKKDIWPLIRSSLPKAELHIYGAYPSQKVQQLHQPEEGFHIKGRAEDAKKVVGKAKVMLAPLRFGAGLKGKLVEGMECGTPSVTTDIGAEGLQGNLNWPGAVENNPENFVDSSVELYTNREKWQKAQKYGVNIINKRFSKNNFEEQFITRLNRIKEGLESHRRQNFTGSMLMHHTAASTRYMSKWIEEKNKT; this is encoded by the coding sequence ATGACAGATCCTTCACTTTTAGTAATCGGTTCGGTATGGCCCGAACCCGATTCTTCTGCAGCTGGTCGGCGGATGATGGAAATCCTGTCCCTGTTTCAAAAGCAGAACTATGAAATAACTTTTGCTTCAACAGCAGATAAGAGTAATTACAGCGTTGACCTGGAACAAAAAGGAATTAATGAACAGCCCGTTAAACTTAACGATTCCTCATTTGATGAGTTTATAAGAGGTTTGCGACCGGAGGTTGTGCTTTTTGATCGGTTTACCACTGAGGAACAGTTCGGATGGCGGGTTGCAGAAAACTGTCCGCAAGCGATGCGAATACTGGATAGTGAAGACCTGCACTGCCTCCGACGAGTACGAAAAAAAGCTATCAGGGACGGACGTTCTTTTAATACTGAAGAGCTGTTGCAGGCGGATGTAGCGAAACGGGAGGCGGCCAGTATTTACAGGTGTGATCTCTCGTTAATCATTTCAGAATATGAAATGGAGGTATTACAGAAGGTATTCAGGGTCGATCCATCTTTACTTCATTATTTGCCTTTTTTGATAGAGCCGATTGATAAAAAGCAGCAAAATAACTGGCTGGATTTCAGTGAGCGCCGGCACTTTGTTACCATCGGTAATTTTAGGCATCCCCCTAACTGGGATGCGGTGCAGTACTTGAAAAAAGATATATGGCCTTTAATTCGATCATCCCTTCCCAAAGCAGAATTGCATATTTATGGTGCATATCCTTCTCAGAAAGTTCAGCAGCTTCACCAGCCAGAGGAGGGCTTCCACATTAAAGGCAGAGCGGAAGATGCAAAAAAAGTGGTAGGCAAAGCAAAAGTAATGCTGGCTCCTCTTCGTTTTGGAGCAGGTTTAAAAGGTAAATTAGTTGAAGGAATGGAATGCGGAACGCCTTCGGTTACTACTGATATAGGTGCAGAGGGATTACAGGGAAATTTAAATTGGCCTGGCGCTGTTGAAAACAACCCAGAGAATTTCGTAGATAGCTCGGTGGAACTTTATACCAACCGGGAGAAATGGCAAAAAGCTCAAAAATATGGAGTAAACATTATTAACAAGCGGTTCTCTAAAAATAATTTTGAAGAACAGTTTATTACCAGGCTAAACAGAATCAAGGAAGGTTTGGAGAGCCATCGCAGACAAAATTTTACAGGCAGCATGTTAATGCATCATACTGCCGCCAGTACCAGGTACATGTCAAAATGGATCGAAGAAAAGAACAAAACGTAG
- a CDS encoding TonB-dependent receptor, giving the protein MYTRFATVVFFFLFAFAIQDIQAQTWTIRGTVTDALTDEPLPGANVTIPGTNPLIGTATNQDGEFELINVPLGRHDIKVSFLGYKPVIRTGVLVSSGKETVLHFELEEQVFEGEEITVSPEVDKAEPLNDMAYASSRSFTVEETRRYAGGLDDPSRMATAFAGVSSGGGIQQNALVIRGNAPKNVQWRLQGVEIPNPNHFAGLSVAGGGGLTLFSGQLLADSDFLTSAFPAQYGNALAGVFDINFRSGNTNQREHAAQIGINGLEFASEGPFSGKSNSTYLFNYRYSTLALLMPILPTEGGIQYQDLSFKMDFRTSNAGRFEFWGIGGWDGQQMDPTMDKSEWEYELWDRIKYDMKMGVGATGLSHNIAVGQNSTIKTSLAATVNHTDWQQQRLNQNVELEPNLSIKNTTGRLTARSLLDHRFNKRHLNRTGFSIQHLYYNMGVGIAPDDQPPLSTYIDGVGNSQLIQAFTQSRLNLSPDITLQTGLHSQWFTLNDEITIEPRAGVEWQLTDKSSLNMGYGLHSQLEDLRIYFVQPDAGYPNKSLKMAKAHHFVLGYDLKFNQNTRLKVEAYNQELYDVPVIADRSFSMLNFMQDWTFNDPLVNSGRGRNYGLEITLERFLDDGYYYLLTGTIYNSRYKGGGGEWRNTRFDQDFAFNLLGGKEFMWKDGQRVLGVNGRLSYMGGERYSPIDSKASRNREEVEFIEQRAFEKQFPNRLIADLTVTYRINRNDYASVWALQVKNVLMEKDLSHDYNFQTNQVDLVKEGTPLPFFSYKIEF; this is encoded by the coding sequence ATGTACACCCGATTTGCTACAGTTGTTTTCTTTTTCCTCTTTGCATTTGCTATTCAAGATATACAGGCTCAAACCTGGACCATCAGGGGAACGGTAACCGATGCATTGACCGACGAACCTCTGCCTGGTGCAAATGTTACAATTCCCGGCACCAATCCTCTTATTGGAACGGCCACGAACCAGGATGGAGAGTTTGAACTGATAAATGTACCGCTGGGTAGACATGATATTAAAGTGAGCTTTCTCGGATACAAACCGGTGATCAGAACGGGCGTACTTGTAAGCTCTGGTAAAGAAACGGTCCTTCATTTTGAGCTTGAGGAACAGGTATTCGAAGGAGAGGAAATTACGGTATCACCAGAAGTTGACAAGGCAGAACCTTTAAATGATATGGCCTATGCCAGCTCTCGCTCGTTTACGGTGGAAGAAACCCGCAGATATGCCGGCGGACTTGATGATCCCAGTCGTATGGCAACCGCTTTTGCAGGGGTATCGTCCGGCGGAGGCATCCAACAAAATGCTTTGGTAATCAGGGGGAATGCACCCAAAAATGTGCAGTGGCGCTTACAGGGAGTTGAAATTCCCAATCCCAATCACTTTGCCGGACTATCGGTCGCTGGTGGCGGTGGTCTTACCCTGTTCAGTGGACAACTTCTGGCTGATTCAGACTTTTTGACTAGCGCATTCCCGGCCCAGTACGGCAATGCCCTGGCGGGCGTATTTGATATAAACTTCCGATCAGGTAATACCAATCAGCGAGAGCATGCCGCCCAGATCGGTATCAATGGTCTGGAGTTTGCTTCGGAAGGGCCGTTTTCAGGAAAAAGTAACTCTACCTATCTTTTTAATTACCGCTATTCCACCTTGGCATTGCTGATGCCCATTTTGCCTACCGAGGGAGGCATTCAGTACCAAGATCTTTCATTTAAAATGGATTTCCGGACCTCAAATGCAGGGCGTTTTGAGTTCTGGGGTATTGGCGGCTGGGATGGGCAGCAAATGGATCCTACCATGGATAAAAGCGAGTGGGAGTATGAGCTTTGGGATCGCATCAAGTACGATATGAAAATGGGGGTCGGAGCCACAGGTTTGTCTCATAATATAGCTGTGGGGCAGAACAGCACTATTAAGACATCACTGGCAGCAACTGTAAATCATACCGACTGGCAGCAACAGCGGCTTAATCAAAATGTTGAGCTTGAACCTAATTTATCTATTAAAAATACAACTGGACGGCTTACAGCGCGATCTCTGCTCGATCATCGTTTTAACAAGCGTCATCTGAACCGTACGGGATTCAGTATCCAGCACCTGTACTACAACATGGGTGTTGGGATTGCTCCCGATGATCAGCCACCGTTATCCACATATATTGACGGTGTGGGCAACAGTCAATTGATTCAGGCATTCACTCAATCCCGCTTAAACTTGTCACCGGATATAACATTACAGACCGGTCTCCATTCGCAGTGGTTCACGCTCAATGATGAGATTACCATAGAGCCCCGGGCAGGCGTCGAATGGCAGCTAACCGATAAATCTAGCCTGAATATGGGATATGGGCTGCATAGTCAGCTCGAAGATTTGCGAATCTATTTTGTGCAACCTGATGCAGGGTATCCCAATAAATCACTCAAGATGGCCAAAGCCCATCATTTTGTACTGGGATATGATCTGAAGTTCAACCAAAATACCAGGCTGAAAGTCGAAGCTTATAATCAGGAGCTTTATGACGTACCGGTTATCGCCGACAGATCGTTTTCCATGCTTAATTTCATGCAGGACTGGACTTTCAATGATCCACTGGTCAACAGTGGACGGGGGCGTAATTACGGCTTGGAAATTACCTTGGAACGATTTCTGGATGACGGCTACTACTACCTGCTTACAGGTACTATCTATAACTCTCGTTACAAAGGCGGTGGCGGAGAATGGCGAAACACGCGATTCGATCAAGACTTTGCCTTTAATCTGCTGGGTGGAAAAGAGTTCATGTGGAAAGATGGTCAACGCGTGCTGGGCGTAAATGGCCGATTGAGTTATATGGGAGGAGAACGGTACAGTCCTATTGACAGTAAAGCATCACGTAACAGAGAAGAAGTCGAATTTATAGAACAACGTGCTTTCGAAAAGCAATTTCCCAACCGTCTTATTGCTGACCTGACAGTGACCTACCGCATCAATCGTAACGACTATGCCTCAGTGTGGGCCCTACAAGTCAAAAATGTACTTATGGAAAAAGATTTGTCCCACGATTATAACTTTCAAACCAACCAAGTTGATCTGGTCAAAGAGGGGACTCCGCTACCATTTTTTAGCTATAAGATAGAATTCTAA
- a CDS encoding acyl-CoA thioesterase, with amino-acid sequence MQFFSRKLIKPQDLNASGTLFGGTVLSWIDEEAAIFVTCQLNKGNIVTKYMTEINFVSSAGLGDIIEIGMETVSFGRTSITVRCVVRNKFSKETIIKIDKIVFVNLDDDGRPAPHNVTEPQN; translated from the coding sequence AAACCGCAGGATTTAAATGCATCCGGAACACTCTTTGGTGGAACTGTATTAAGCTGGATTGATGAAGAAGCAGCAATTTTTGTCACTTGCCAACTTAATAAAGGAAATATCGTTACAAAGTATATGACGGAAATAAATTTTGTCAGCTCGGCCGGACTCGGCGATATTATTGAAATTGGGATGGAAACGGTCTCATTTGGCAGAACCTCCATTACCGTCCGTTGTGTAGTCCGAAATAAGTTTAGTAAGGAAACCATTATAAAAATAGACAAAATTGTGTTTGTAAACCTTGACGACGATGGACGACCTGCTCCCCACAATGTAACAGAACCACAAAATTAA
- a CDS encoding glycoside hydrolase family 43 protein has protein sequence MILFALILILNFSTVFAQGWVPEVREDVPLDSIRLSDPAILADEKTQTYYMTGTGGLLWESENLRTWTGPFKVVETDPESWMGPDPMIWAAELHQYQGKYYYFATFTNRDVVIDTVKGNAINRRSSHVLVSDQPDGPYVPMEDDTYLPPDIPTLDGTFWVGEDGKPYMVYCEEWLINWNGTMEKIQLKPDLSGTVGEGEVLFRASDSPWSKERDEDGNVIPNKVTDGPWLFETQTGKLGMIWTSWAFDDYVQGVAYSESGTLDGPWVHQEELITPPNFGHGMLFRTFEGKLLMSAHSHKSVDGRYIRIPHLFEVDDSGDRIEVTGPYQP, from the coding sequence ATCATTCTTTTTGCACTGATATTAATCCTGAATTTTTCTACAGTCTTTGCTCAAGGATGGGTACCCGAAGTAAGAGAAGATGTCCCCTTAGACTCTATCAGACTTAGCGATCCCGCCATTCTTGCTGATGAAAAAACGCAAACCTACTACATGACCGGAACGGGTGGCTTACTATGGGAAAGCGAGAATCTGCGTACGTGGACGGGTCCTTTTAAGGTTGTAGAGACCGATCCTGAATCATGGATGGGGCCTGATCCAATGATATGGGCCGCCGAATTACATCAATACCAGGGAAAGTATTATTACTTTGCCACATTCACCAACAGGGATGTGGTGATCGATACCGTAAAGGGCAATGCCATTAATCGGCGTTCCAGTCATGTGTTGGTGAGTGACCAGCCTGACGGTCCATATGTTCCCATGGAAGACGATACCTATTTGCCGCCGGATATTCCCACATTAGACGGCACGTTTTGGGTCGGTGAGGATGGCAAACCGTATATGGTTTATTGCGAAGAATGGTTGATTAACTGGAACGGGACTATGGAAAAGATTCAATTGAAACCTGATCTATCCGGCACTGTGGGGGAAGGAGAAGTCTTGTTTCGGGCATCTGATTCTCCCTGGAGTAAGGAGCGGGATGAAGACGGAAATGTGATTCCCAACAAGGTTACCGATGGCCCCTGGCTGTTCGAAACGCAAACCGGAAAGTTGGGGATGATATGGACAAGCTGGGCGTTTGATGACTATGTACAGGGTGTTGCATATTCGGAGAGTGGTACGCTGGACGGTCCATGGGTACACCAAGAGGAGCTGATCACTCCGCCAAATTTCGGGCATGGCATGCTTTTTCGAACGTTTGAAGGAAAACTGCTAATGTCGGCTCACAGCCACAAAAGTGTAGATGGGCGCTACATCCGAATACCTCATCTTTTTGAGGTAGATGATTCCGGGGATAGAATAGAAGTAACGGGACCATATCAGCCGTAG
- a CDS encoding helix-turn-helix domain-containing protein, translated as MILEAFFLLGAIHGFILALILSQKKVNRLPNKLLALLMIVFSIDLGMAAFHSFGLHTAYPDFIGIDYPITLLYGPLLYLYVKTMKDGCSTIKRYDYLHFVPFIILLIYMIPFYTGTSTAKLAFITSPQELSHTFGFGFINHLKVLHGLTYAGCLIFMLLSYRKKLKDSFSSIEKVNLNWLQNFVIASIVLAAIAGGIHFTNFSNTTLMGLGESVYSNITLLSVTIFVYGIGYMGLYQAEVFTESKPAENSNHTPQEQYQKSGLTQEEAERYAKEIRKVMEEQKLYQDSDLKLADLAKEFSISSHNLTEILNQYMGQNFYDFVNHYRVKEVKQKLKDPGSKNKTLLALALDAGFNSKSSFNSVFKKQTGMTPSQFRKNHSIPG; from the coding sequence ATGATTCTTGAAGCTTTTTTCTTACTGGGAGCCATTCATGGATTTATCTTGGCACTCATCCTATCACAAAAAAAGGTAAATCGTCTGCCAAACAAGCTGCTGGCACTACTAATGATAGTCTTTTCGATCGATCTGGGGATGGCAGCTTTTCATAGCTTTGGACTGCATACGGCATATCCTGATTTTATCGGGATCGACTACCCCATCACATTGCTTTATGGGCCTCTTCTTTATCTCTATGTAAAAACAATGAAAGATGGCTGTTCTACCATTAAGCGATACGATTATCTACATTTTGTACCCTTTATCATTTTACTGATTTATATGATCCCGTTTTACACTGGGACGTCCACTGCAAAGTTAGCATTTATTACTAGTCCTCAAGAACTATCCCACACATTTGGCTTTGGATTTATTAATCACCTCAAAGTTCTCCATGGATTAACCTATGCGGGGTGTCTCATTTTTATGCTCCTGTCTTACCGCAAGAAGCTAAAAGACTCTTTTTCTTCCATTGAAAAAGTGAACCTGAACTGGCTGCAAAATTTCGTGATTGCCTCCATTGTATTAGCTGCCATTGCCGGAGGAATACACTTTACCAACTTTTCTAATACGACTTTGATGGGATTGGGAGAGAGTGTCTATAGCAACATTACCCTGCTGTCGGTTACCATTTTTGTATATGGTATCGGATATATGGGCTTATACCAGGCGGAAGTTTTTACAGAATCAAAACCAGCAGAAAACAGCAATCACACACCACAAGAACAATATCAGAAATCCGGCCTAACTCAAGAGGAGGCCGAGCGCTATGCTAAGGAAATACGAAAAGTAATGGAGGAGCAGAAACTATATCAGGACAGCGATTTAAAACTAGCCGATTTGGCAAAGGAGTTTTCAATTTCTTCCCATAATCTGACGGAAATTCTTAACCAGTATATGGGACAAAATTTCTATGATTTCGTTAATCACTATCGCGTCAAAGAAGTGAAACAGAAGCTGAAAGATCCCGGCTCCAAAAACAAAACGCTACTGGCGTTGGCTCTTGATGCCGGATTCAACTCCAAATCTTCATTCAATTCCGTATTCAAAAAGCAGACGGGAATGACCCCTTCCCAATTTAGAAAGAATCATTCTATACCAGGATAA
- a CDS encoding alpha/beta fold hydrolase — translation MFHGVTDNGLCWSTLTWELQESYNIFMVDTRGHGLSDPFTTSDDGDTLVEDVVAFVEKMGFEKPILMGHSMGAATVMRVGAEYPELAEAIIMLDPGLGRGPGQQNEDEDQEQEEDRETEEAEEREAPPRPPQNPDQLSVSMFGTPESLVAQNNYSFEDLVALCQRQNSKWAMMDCHYWALSKKQYHGAYSSQKWQAMSGTMQTGNSLAEIAVPALILKADAPSQARETHKEAVSVMQHGELVHIDGAGHNLHHDELRRTVEEITEFLSDL, via the coding sequence ATGTTTCATGGCGTTACGGATAACGGTCTCTGTTGGAGCACACTGACGTGGGAGCTACAGGAGTCGTACAATATTTTTATGGTTGATACCCGTGGCCACGGCCTTTCGGATCCTTTCACGACTTCAGACGACGGTGATACCTTGGTGGAAGATGTGGTGGCGTTTGTGGAGAAGATGGGATTTGAGAAGCCAATCCTGATGGGGCATTCGATGGGCGCTGCGACAGTCATGAGGGTAGGAGCTGAGTATCCCGAGCTGGCAGAAGCCATAATCATGCTTGATCCCGGTCTGGGAAGAGGTCCCGGTCAACAGAATGAAGACGAGGACCAGGAACAGGAAGAAGACCGGGAGACTGAAGAAGCTGAAGAGCGTGAAGCACCGCCTAGGCCCCCGCAGAACCCGGATCAACTTTCTGTAAGCATGTTTGGTACGCCCGAATCGCTGGTAGCCCAGAACAACTACAGCTTCGAAGACCTGGTGGCGTTATGCCAGCGTCAGAACAGCAAGTGGGCGATGATGGATTGCCACTATTGGGCACTTTCTAAAAAGCAGTATCACGGTGCCTACAGCAGCCAGAAGTGGCAGGCGATGTCAGGCACCATGCAGACGGGGAATTCGCTTGCGGAGATTGCAGTACCCGCACTGATCCTGAAGGCAGATGCTCCCTCGCAGGCACGTGAAACTCACAAAGAAGCGGTCAGCGTGATGCAGCACGGTGAGCTTGTGCATATCGATGGAGCCGGCCACAACCTGCACCACGACGAATTAAGGCGAACCGTAGAGGAGATTACCGAGTTTCTTTCTGATCTCTAA
- the galE gene encoding UDP-glucose 4-epimerase GalE, producing the protein MEILVTGGAGYIGSHTVLELLKEGHNVIVVDNLNNSKEEALERVEDIAGRSVTFYKTDLLDKAELDDIFNQHQIDSVIHFAGYKAVGESVKKPLSYYHNNITGTLMLCEAMQKYGVYNLVFSSSATVYGDPDEVPIKEDAPLTTTNPYGRTKLFIEKILRDLHIANDSWNIALLRYFNPVGAHESGKIGEDPNDIPNNLMPFITQVAVGKLDYLSVFGNDYPTHDGTGVRDYIHVVDLAIGHLKALQKLEENPGVVAYNLGTGQGYSVLDVVKAFEKASGQEIPYKITDRRPGDAATCYSDPSKAEKELNWKAERDLLTMCEDSWRWQSQNPTGY; encoded by the coding sequence ATGGAAATATTAGTTACCGGGGGGGCAGGATATATCGGCAGCCATACCGTTCTTGAGCTGTTAAAGGAAGGACACAATGTTATTGTAGTCGACAACCTAAATAACAGCAAGGAAGAAGCACTTGAACGGGTAGAGGATATTGCCGGGCGTTCGGTCACTTTCTATAAAACCGACCTGCTTGACAAAGCCGAGCTTGATGATATTTTCAATCAACATCAAATAGATTCCGTAATCCACTTTGCGGGTTATAAAGCCGTGGGCGAATCTGTTAAGAAACCACTCTCCTATTATCATAACAACATCACCGGCACTCTCATGCTCTGTGAAGCGATGCAGAAATATGGCGTTTATAATTTGGTATTTAGTTCTTCAGCAACCGTTTATGGAGATCCGGATGAAGTTCCTATAAAAGAAGATGCCCCCCTTACAACAACCAATCCCTACGGCCGGACCAAATTATTTATCGAAAAGATATTAAGAGATCTCCATATTGCCAATGACAGCTGGAATATTGCTTTATTGCGCTACTTTAATCCGGTTGGCGCTCATGAAAGCGGCAAAATAGGCGAAGATCCCAATGATATTCCCAATAATCTTATGCCTTTTATTACCCAGGTAGCGGTGGGCAAGCTCGATTATCTTTCTGTATTTGGCAATGACTATCCGACCCATGACGGCACCGGGGTACGGGATTATATCCATGTTGTGGATTTGGCAATCGGACATCTAAAGGCTCTCCAAAAACTTGAAGAGAATCCGGGAGTAGTTGCCTACAATTTGGGCACCGGACAAGGATACAGCGTGCTGGATGTAGTAAAGGCTTTTGAAAAGGCATCTGGACAAGAAATCCCATATAAAATTACGGATCGCCGTCCCGGCGATGCCGCTACCTGCTATTCCGATCCTTCCAAAGCGGAAAAAGAACTAAACTGGAAAGCGGAACGCGACCTATTAACAATGTGTGAGGACTCCTGGCGGTGGCAGTCCCAAAATCCCACTGGTTACTGA
- a CDS encoding glycoside hydrolase family 53 protein, translating into MKFSKCWFFLFAVILITTLACEDTIAQQPDSVSSVDINYAVGADLSFLKSAEDGGVEFKENGEVKPGLEIFSDHGYNWIRLRLFHSPDRLPNDLEYTIDLAKEAQEHGFKFLLDYHYSDTWADPGKQYIPAAWDTTNVEVLIDSVYQYTKNTIEAFREAGVMPEMVQIGNEVRNGMMWPLGKLPENWDNFAALFKAGVDGVDAGRGQAPRPLIMLHYDNGADTDGAKQYYDKFNSYNIPYDIIGLSYYPWWHGNLLQLRENLLSLVENYDKDIVLVETGYRPHEYEDHNAPYPEDIAGGARKAFLEDVNETLLNVSSRKIKGVFWWEPASRCGSDYFDEDCNVRPVINVFDRYKRGKTGEDDAPE; encoded by the coding sequence ATGAAATTTTCAAAATGCTGGTTCTTTTTATTTGCCGTGATTCTCATAACAACTCTTGCCTGTGAGGATACAATTGCTCAGCAACCTGACTCTGTCTCATCTGTTGATATTAACTACGCTGTGGGCGCCGACCTCTCATTCCTGAAATCGGCCGAAGACGGGGGCGTGGAATTCAAGGAGAATGGGGAGGTAAAGCCGGGACTGGAGATCTTCAGTGATCACGGGTATAACTGGATTCGTCTCAGGCTGTTTCATTCCCCCGACCGGCTGCCAAACGATCTGGAATACACCATTGATCTGGCCAAGGAAGCCCAAGAGCACGGATTCAAATTCCTGCTCGACTATCACTATTCCGACACATGGGCTGATCCCGGCAAGCAGTATATTCCCGCCGCCTGGGATACGACCAATGTTGAAGTGCTGATTGATTCGGTCTACCAGTATACCAAGAATACAATTGAGGCATTTCGCGAGGCGGGCGTAATGCCGGAGATGGTACAGATCGGTAATGAAGTGAGGAATGGCATGATGTGGCCACTGGGCAAACTGCCGGAGAACTGGGATAATTTTGCTGCCCTGTTTAAAGCGGGTGTGGATGGAGTAGACGCCGGTCGGGGACAAGCACCACGACCATTGATTATGCTTCATTACGATAACGGGGCTGATACAGACGGGGCAAAACAGTATTACGACAAGTTCAACTCCTACAACATTCCTTACGACATTATCGGGCTTTCGTATTACCCATGGTGGCACGGCAACTTGCTGCAGCTTCGTGAAAATCTGCTTTCGCTGGTCGAGAATTATGACAAGGATATCGTGCTTGTAGAAACCGGTTATCGTCCTCACGAATATGAAGATCATAACGCACCTTATCCTGAAGATATAGCTGGGGGGGCGCGCAAGGCCTTTTTGGAGGATGTAAATGAAACGTTGTTAAATGTTTCCAGCCGCAAGATTAAAGGCGTCTTTTGGTGGGAGCCTGCCAGTCGATGTGGAAGTGATTACTTTGACGAAGATTGCAATGTACGTCCGGTCATTAACGTGTTTGACAGGTACAAGCGCGGGAAGACGGGAGAAGATGATGCCCCGGAGTAG
- a CDS encoding DUF3127 domain-containing protein, protein MDLQIEGTVKKILEEQSGSGKNGPWRKRDFILETGGQYPKEVCITQWGDNIDKADLEEGEEIVAYIDIQSREYKGNWYTDVKAWKIEKGDQITDQSAGQDSVPVINLSAEDEDEEPPF, encoded by the coding sequence ATGGATTTACAAATAGAAGGTACAGTAAAAAAAATACTGGAAGAACAATCAGGATCAGGAAAAAATGGTCCCTGGCGTAAACGCGACTTCATTTTAGAAACCGGGGGACAGTACCCCAAAGAGGTTTGCATTACCCAATGGGGGGATAATATTGACAAAGCTGATCTGGAGGAAGGTGAAGAGATTGTTGCTTATATAGATATCCAAAGCCGGGAATATAAAGGCAATTGGTACACGGATGTGAAAGCCTGGAAAATTGAAAAAGGCGATCAAATAACAGATCAGTCAGCCGGACAGGATTCGGTGCCCGTTATAAATCTTTCGGCGGAAGATGAAGACGAAGAGCCACCCTTTTAA
- a CDS encoding taurine dioxygenase, which yields MDYTYIEPDKISEMLFDESEYVIEFCEAGVLSFTEFKDNFHNHLLDRNMKQLREAGHKIKPGAKMMGADEVVDNYEKAKVRLEEDAPDEELKELVDTMDSICATIIDELEHLAQNPE from the coding sequence ATGGATTATACATATATAGAGCCTGATAAAATATCGGAAATGCTTTTCGATGAGTCGGAATATGTCATTGAATTCTGTGAGGCCGGCGTGCTCTCTTTTACTGAGTTTAAAGACAATTTCCATAACCATCTTCTGGATCGCAATATGAAGCAACTGCGGGAAGCCGGCCACAAGATCAAGCCGGGTGCTAAAATGATGGGGGCTGATGAAGTGGTGGATAATTATGAAAAGGCCAAAGTAAGGCTGGAAGAAGATGCTCCAGATGAAGAACTCAAAGAATTAGTTGATACAATGGATTCAATATGTGCAACAATCATTGATGAGCTTGAGCATTTAGCCCAGAATCCAGAGTAA
- a CDS encoding alpha/beta hydrolase, producing MKRATVSLVLTMFSVVAVTGISMGQSFEEPVNRVIDTDHKTITVTKDIRYKEGGSDAWKLDLAMPANIGSGLRPALVIVHGGGWRAGSKSVDVYQKMMVDYAQQGYVTININYRLLDEAKFPACIEDVKTAVRWLRAHADKYQVDPDRIGAYGHSAGAHLAMMLAMAPESAGLEGEGWNEYSSMVNVAAAGSPPTELGRDMPRAKEEWWPIGYIAGDHPPLFLIQGTEDSVVRPELTKDFVDKMKGAGADIKYMELEGGHGVAYNEQLDVTEPALEEFFAKHLNPEQ from the coding sequence ATGAAAAGAGCCACTGTATCTCTGGTATTGACGATGTTTTCCGTTGTTGCCGTCACTGGCATTAGTATGGGACAGTCTTTTGAAGAGCCGGTTAACAGGGTGATCGATACAGACCACAAAACAATTACGGTAACCAAAGATATCCGCTATAAGGAGGGTGGAAGTGACGCCTGGAAGCTCGATCTGGCGATGCCGGCTAATATCGGAAGTGGGCTGCGCCCGGCTCTGGTGATCGTCCACGGCGGCGGCTGGAGAGCGGGATCAAAGTCGGTGGATGTCTACCAGAAGATGATGGTTGACTATGCTCAGCAAGGATATGTCACTATTAATATCAACTATCGTCTGCTGGATGAAGCCAAGTTTCCGGCCTGTATTGAAGATGTTAAGACTGCGGTTCGCTGGCTGCGCGCCCACGCCGACAAGTACCAGGTAGATCCTGACCGTATCGGGGCTTATGGTCATTCGGCAGGTGCACACTTAGCCATGATGCTGGCAATGGCTCCTGAATCAGCCGGTCTGGAGGGGGAAGGCTGGAACGAATATTCCAGTATGGTTAATGTAGCAGCCGCCGGTTCACCTCCCACAGAATTAGGTCGCGATATGCCGAGGGCAAAAGAGGAATGGTGGCCCATCGGGTATATAGCAGGTGACCATCCACCGCTGTTTCTCATCCAGGGCACTGAAGACTCGGTTGTGCGCCCTGAACTGACTAAAGACTTTGTGGATAAGATGAAGGGTGCAGGTGCAGATATCAAATATATGGAATTGGAAGGCGGGCATGGCGTAGCCTATAATGAACAGCTTGACGTTACCGAACCCGCACTGGAGGAGTTCTTTGCCAAGCACCTGAATCCGGAACAATAA